tttgtctgCGTTGTTTCTGCTGAGCCATGTAAATGTATAGACTGAGGTCAAACATGCAGATGCATAGACACACTGACCACTGGGAGAACAGGCAGCATTGTGCCTACGTCAACAGCTCGCTCCATCAAGTGTGCGCATGAAGTAGCTTCAAGAAAGGTTTCATTCCCAAACATATAGTTTGCATTAGGTGATTTGTTCTTTTATATAAATCAAGATCCTTTCTAATTCTCTAAAGAAAATCATAAatatgcaaaaaacaaaaaaatatgaatatgccTCACAATAAACATTATCTCTAGTGAGCGTGGAGGAGGTGAAAGGCTGTTTTTGAGCTGTGTAATGTTTTCCTAATgattctctctgctctgtgcaCTGAAGGTAAATCAGCACTGAGAAACACAGTAGCATGGCTCTGAATAATCCCACCCCACTGGGACCATGGAAGGTGAGTGTGATATCTTCCCGCGGATGTAATTTTATTCGTAAGCTGATTTCATGCCTGGCCTGATGATGTcaatgatgtgtgtgtctgtacacaCATCAGTGTGTGCGTGCGGCCTGTGCATACTACATGTATGCATTTGTGTCCTCTCCAGATCACAGTTTATGACCAGGAGAACTTCCAGGGGAAGCGTCTGGAGTTTACCTCAGCCTGCCAGAACATCATGGAGTGTGGCGTCGACAACATCCGCTCCCTGAAGGTGGAGTGTGGCGCGTAAGTCCAACAAAGATCGACCTGTCAATACATTTATATTCTTAAAATCTagcaacaatttaaaaacatactAAATATGTCTACAAATTCATTAGTATCTGATGATCAGTCTGTTCCTGATGGTGTGTACATGTGTCTGTATGTCCGTCTGCTTGCTGCTGACAGCTGGGCAGGATATGAACACTCCAGCTTCTGTGGACAGCAGTTTgtgttggagagaggagagtaTCCTCACTGGGAGTCGTGGAGCGGCAGCAACGCCTACCACATTGAGAGGATGATGTCCTTCCGCCCCATCTGCTCTGCTGTGAGCTTCTGTTTCCTCCCTCACAGTTAAAAAGCACTAAGTTTGACTCAGAAAAGTGACTCACTTGGGATCAGAACCCTGTTTTCTCTTGTAACAAGCCTACAGAGTAACTTTGGACATCTCACTCAAATTTTATGAATATGGCAAAATTATACA
This is a stretch of genomic DNA from Pagrus major chromosome 2, Pma_NU_1.0. It encodes these proteins:
- the cryba1a gene encoding crystallin, beta A1a is translated as MALNNPTPLGPWKITVYDQENFQGKRLEFTSACQNIMECGVDNIRSLKVECGAWAGYEHSSFCGQQFVLERGEYPHWESWSGSNAYHIERMMSFRPICSANHKESKMVLFEKENFMGRQWEINDDYPSLQAMGWGNNEIGSMQVQSGSWVCYQFPGYRGYQYIMECDRHGGEYKHYREWGSHAQSFQVQSLRRIQQ